A portion of the Candidatus Poseidoniia archaeon genome contains these proteins:
- a CDS encoding YitT family protein: MSLKTIFDIVRPAHKVPRTIWSSDTPLTLKPKPITLFFLVTGLWIFGTGEAIIIASGIGVSPWTVLAQGIGKQTGFSVGEATFVVSILVLFMWVPLRETPGIGTILNAILIAMAIDVMVPFLPEPTETGLAFIQTIIGVIVAGIGSGFYLTANLGPGPRDGWMTGIQRRTDWPIGRVRISIEILVLSLGIVLGGTFGIGTIIFAIGIGPVVAMSLGVASHWSE; encoded by the coding sequence TTGTCACTGAAAACCATCTTCGATATTGTCAGACCTGCCCACAAGGTCCCTAGAACTATTTGGAGTTCAGATACACCTCTGACATTGAAGCCAAAACCCATCACTTTATTTTTTCTGGTTACGGGCCTTTGGATATTTGGTACGGGAGAAGCAATAATCATTGCATCTGGGATTGGAGTCAGTCCCTGGACGGTTTTAGCTCAGGGAATTGGCAAACAGACTGGTTTCTCAGTGGGTGAAGCAACTTTCGTTGTCAGCATTCTGGTTCTCTTTATGTGGGTACCATTGCGTGAAACACCAGGGATTGGGACCATCCTAAATGCCATATTGATTGCTATGGCCATCGACGTGATGGTACCTTTCCTTCCAGAGCCCACGGAAACAGGCCTTGCCTTCATCCAGACAATTATTGGAGTCATAGTGGCAGGGATCGGTAGCGGTTTCTATCTCACTGCGAATCTGGGTCCGGGCCCGAGAGATGGATGGATGACAGGAATCCAGCGAAGAACCGATTGGCCAATCGGCCGCGTCAGAATTAGCATCGAGATTCTGGTTTTAAGTTTGGGGATTGTTCTCGGTGGAACCTTTGGAATCGGGACAATTATATTTGCGATTGGCATTGGCCCTGTGGTAGCAATGAGTTTAGGCGTAGCAAGTCACTGGAGTGAATGA
- a CDS encoding DNA alkylation repair protein has product MKAREEIRALANKEIAQHSLRFFKTDKGEYGHGDLFLGVRAPQIRSIAKEHIDISITDMKTLICSKYHEERFLGLIIIVNKYAKSKDRKDRNKLYEIYVSSFKHINNWNLVDVTCPHIIGKHLMDKNRKILYKWARSEDLWTRRIAMISTFWFIRRNDLEDTFKIADKLLHDEHDLIHKAVGWMLREAGKRDLKREETFLKKHYKTMPRTMLRYAIEKFPETKRQKYLKGTI; this is encoded by the coding sequence ATGAAAGCCAGAGAAGAAATACGGGCACTAGCAAACAAAGAGATAGCTCAACATAGTCTGAGATTCTTTAAAACAGACAAAGGAGAATACGGACATGGCGATCTTTTTCTTGGTGTAAGAGCACCCCAAATAAGATCGATTGCTAAAGAACACATTGACATTTCTATAACCGATATGAAAACACTCATATGTTCTAAATATCACGAAGAAAGATTTTTAGGCTTAATAATTATAGTAAATAAATACGCTAAAAGCAAAGATAGAAAAGATAGAAACAAACTGTACGAAATCTATGTTTCCAGTTTCAAACATATCAACAATTGGAACTTGGTTGACGTAACCTGCCCACATATAATTGGAAAACACCTCATGGACAAAAATCGTAAGATACTCTACAAATGGGCCAGATCCGAGGACCTATGGACAAGAAGAATAGCCATGATTTCAACTTTTTGGTTTATCAGAAGAAATGATTTAGAAGACACTTTCAAGATAGCAGATAAATTACTTCACGATGAACATGATCTTATCCATAAAGCAGTTGGATGGATGCTTAGGGAAGCAGGCAAAAGAGATCTAAAAAGAGAGGAAACTTTTCTAAAAAAACACTACAAAACCATGCCCCGAACAATGCTAAGGTACGCTATAGAAAAATTTCCTGAAACCAAGAGGCAGAAATACCTCAAGGGAACAATCTAA